One Rattus norvegicus strain BN/NHsdMcwi chromosome 18, GRCr8, whole genome shotgun sequence DNA segment encodes these proteins:
- the Katnal2 gene encoding katanin p60 ATPase-containing subunit A-like 2 isoform X7: MSESVTNAQAESSDFGLNISKIHKDSPEEKAHPRRERLLKPLSAFIGMNSEMRELAAVVSRDIYLHNPNIKWNDIIGLDAAKQLVKEAVVYPIRYPQLFTGILSPWKGLLLYGPPGTGKTLLAKAVATECKTTFFNISASTIVSKWRGDSEKLVRVLFELARYHAPSTIFLDELESVMSQRGMVPGGEHEGSLRMKTELLVQMDGLARSEDLVFVLAASNLPWELDCAMLRRLEKRILVDLPSQEARQAMIYHWLPPVSKNHALELRTQLEYSVLSQETEGYSGSDIKLVCREAAMRPVRKIFNVLENHQSESSNLLGIQLDTVTTEDFLDVLAHTKPSAKNLTERYLAWQEKFESV, translated from the exons GAGCGATTGCTGAAACCTCTGAGTGCATTTATTGGCATGAACAGTGAGATGCGAGAACTGGCAGCGGTGGTGAGCCGG GACATTTATCTCCACAATCCCAACATAAAGTGGAATGACATTATCGGACTGGACGCAGCCAAGCAGTTAGTCAAAGAAGCCGTTGTATACCCAATAAGG TACCCGCAGCTATTCACAGGAATTCTTTCCCCGTGGAAAGGACTGCTGCTTTACGGCCCCCCAG GCACAGGGAAGACTTTACTGGCCAAAGCTGTGGCCACTGAATGCAAAACGACCTTCTTTAACATTTCTGCGTCCACCATTGTCAGCAAATGGAGAGGAGATTCGGAAAAACTGGTCCGG GTGCTATTTGAACTTGCTCGATATCACGCCCCCTCCACGATCTTTCTGGACGAGCTGGAGTCAGTGATGAGTCAGAGAGGCATGGTTCCTGG GGGAGAGCACGAGGGGAGCCTCCGGATGAAGACGGAGTTGCTAGTGCAGATGGATGGCTTAGCACGCTCGGAGGATCTCGTGTTTGTCTTAGCAGCCTCGAACCTGCCATG GGAGCTGGACTGTGCTATGTTACGGCGCCTGGAGAAGAGGATTTTGGTTGATCTCCCCAGCCAAGAGGCCAGACAGGCCATGATCTACCACTGGTTGCCCCCTGTGAGCAAGAACCATGCCCTGGAGCTGCGCACACAGCTGGAGTACAGTGTGCTGAGCCAG GAAACAGAGGGCTACTCAGGCTCCGACATTAAGTTAGTCTGCAGGGAGGCAGCCATGCGGCCTGTGCGAAAGATCTTCAATGTGCTTGAGAACCACCAGTCAG AGAGCAGCAATTTACTTGGGATCCAGCTGGATACTGTGACCACGGAGGACTTTTTGGACGTGTTGGCTCACACAAAGCCTTCAGCAAAGAATCTGACTGAGAGATACTTGGCCTGGCAAGAGAAGTTTGAGTCTGTGTAA
- the Katnal2 gene encoding katanin p60 ATPase-containing subunit A-like 2 isoform X6: protein MSESVTNAQAESSDFGLNISKIHKDSPEEKAHPRRGQIIDFRGLLTDAIKGATSEYALNTFECNPDPSERLLKPLSAFIGMNSEMRELAAVVSRDIYLHNPNIKWNDIIGLDAAKQLVKEAVVYPIRYPQLFTGILSPWKGLLLYGPPGTGKTLLAKAVATECKTTFFNISASTIVSKWRGDSEKLVRVLFELARYHAPSTIFLDELESVMSQRGMVPGGEHEGSLRMKTELLVQMDGLARSEDLVFVLAASNLPWELDCAMLRRLEKRILVDLPSQEARQAMIYHWLPPVSKNHALELRTQLEYSVLSQETEGYSGSDIKLVCREAAMRPVRKIFNVLENHQSESSNLLGIQLDTVTTEDFLDVLAHTKPSAKNLTERYLAWQEKFESV from the exons GGCCAAATCATTGACTTCCGAGGACTGCTCACAGACGCTATCAAAGGAGCCACTAGTGAATATGCCTTGAACACCTTTGAATGTAACCCAGACCCTTCA GAGCGATTGCTGAAACCTCTGAGTGCATTTATTGGCATGAACAGTGAGATGCGAGAACTGGCAGCGGTGGTGAGCCGG GACATTTATCTCCACAATCCCAACATAAAGTGGAATGACATTATCGGACTGGACGCAGCCAAGCAGTTAGTCAAAGAAGCCGTTGTATACCCAATAAGG TACCCGCAGCTATTCACAGGAATTCTTTCCCCGTGGAAAGGACTGCTGCTTTACGGCCCCCCAG GCACAGGGAAGACTTTACTGGCCAAAGCTGTGGCCACTGAATGCAAAACGACCTTCTTTAACATTTCTGCGTCCACCATTGTCAGCAAATGGAGAGGAGATTCGGAAAAACTGGTCCGG GTGCTATTTGAACTTGCTCGATATCACGCCCCCTCCACGATCTTTCTGGACGAGCTGGAGTCAGTGATGAGTCAGAGAGGCATGGTTCCTGG GGGAGAGCACGAGGGGAGCCTCCGGATGAAGACGGAGTTGCTAGTGCAGATGGATGGCTTAGCACGCTCGGAGGATCTCGTGTTTGTCTTAGCAGCCTCGAACCTGCCATG GGAGCTGGACTGTGCTATGTTACGGCGCCTGGAGAAGAGGATTTTGGTTGATCTCCCCAGCCAAGAGGCCAGACAGGCCATGATCTACCACTGGTTGCCCCCTGTGAGCAAGAACCATGCCCTGGAGCTGCGCACACAGCTGGAGTACAGTGTGCTGAGCCAG GAAACAGAGGGCTACTCAGGCTCCGACATTAAGTTAGTCTGCAGGGAGGCAGCCATGCGGCCTGTGCGAAAGATCTTCAATGTGCTTGAGAACCACCAGTCAG AGAGCAGCAATTTACTTGGGATCCAGCTGGATACTGTGACCACGGAGGACTTTTTGGACGTGTTGGCTCACACAAAGCCTTCAGCAAAGAATCTGACTGAGAGATACTTGGCCTGGCAAGAGAAGTTTGAGTCTGTGTAA